The following are from one region of the Nicotiana tomentosiformis chromosome 7, ASM39032v3, whole genome shotgun sequence genome:
- the LOC104099392 gene encoding xyloglucan galactosyltransferase XLT2-like, translating into MVLDWLKKQPTFTRAKGVDHFIMLGRLTWDFRRLSDKDSEWGSILLYMPLMKNVFRLSVEKHQNDDLEESVPYPTAFHPRSESDIAQWQNYIRNYERTKMLSFVGAKREKIKKDFRGVLMDYCKSEENCRAVDCATTVCSDGAPAIMEAFLDSDFCLQPRGDGLTRRSTFDCMLAGSIPVYFWRGTFKGQYEWHLPWMSETCTVFIDNDNVRDTNGTLILKVLEGIHKDKVKEMRETLINLLPKFVYARSGEDLGGVKDAFDITIDKVLKRLKSRRDQLFSQSQGYFES; encoded by the coding sequence ATGGTTCTTGATTGGTTAAAAAAGCAACCAACTTTTACTAGAGCTAAAGGAGTTGACCATTTTATTATGCTCGGAAGATTAACGTGGGATTTTCGAAGATTAAGTGATAAAGATTCAGAATGGGGGTCCATTTTACTTTACATGCCGTTAATGAAAAACGTTTTCCGTTTATCCGTTGAGAAACATCAGAACGATGATTTAGAAgaaagtgttccttatcctacagCATTTCACCCAAGATCAGAATCCGACATAGCACAATGGCAAAATTACATTCGTAATTACGAACGTACTAAGATGCTTTCTTTCGTTGGTGCTAAACGTGAGAAAATCAAGAAAGATTTTCGTGGGGTGTTAATGGATTACTGTAAAAGTGAAGAAAATTGTCGTGCCGTTGATTGTGCAACCACCGTCTGTTCCGACGGAGCTCCGGCGATTATGGAAGCGTTTCTTGATTCAGATTTCTGTTTACAGCCAAGAGGTGACGGGTTGACTAGACGGTCAACGTTTGACTGTATGTTGGCCGGTTCGATTCCGGTTTATTTCTGGAGAGGAACTTTTAAAGGTCAATATGAATGGCATTTGCCGTGGATGTCTGAGACTTGCACAGTGTTTATTGATAATGACAATGTGAGAGATACAAATGGGACATTGATTTTAAAGGTATTAGAAGGTATACATAAAGATAAGGTAAAAGAAATGAGAGAGACTTTGATTAATCTTCTTCCTAAGTTTGTTTATGCGAGATCAGGTGAAGATTTAGGAGGTGTAAAAGATGCATTTGATATTACCATTGATAAAGTATTGAAGAGGTTGAAGTCTCGTAGAGATCAACTTTTTTCACAGAGTCAAGGATATTTCGAATCGTAA